The following are encoded in a window of Acinonyx jubatus isolate Ajub_Pintada_27869175 chromosome D4, VMU_Ajub_asm_v1.0, whole genome shotgun sequence genomic DNA:
- the ZNF79 gene encoding zinc finger protein 79 isoform X2 yields the protein MCLLFQGSMPFSSVTVAFTQEGWRHLIPAPKDRFKEGIPENTRNLVLLGLPVSQPGMNSQLEQREEGPWMLEGGGLRSTCTDWKIMSESPPEQDISENSFQDTSIEMPPGESDPRNSEPGKGFNLRPVLSPQQRVPTEVRPRKWEAHTKSLRKNSDTTKPHRAKPYTCSECGKAFSYCSSLSQHQKSHTGEKPYECNECGKAFGQSSSLIQHQRIHTGEKPYKCNECGRAFSQNANLTKHQRTHTGEKPYRCSACDKAFSDCSALVQHQRIHTGEKPYECSDCGKAFRHSANLTNHQRTHTGEKPYECRECGKAFSYCAAFIQHQRIHTGEKPYKCGACGKAFSQSANLTNHQRTHTGEKPYKCSECGKAFSQSTNLIIHQKTHTGEKPYKCNECGKFFSESSALIRHHIIHTGEKPYECNECGKAFNQSSSLSQHQRIHTGVKPYECAECGKAFRCSSAFIRHQRLHAGE from the exons atgtGCTTGTTGTTTCAGGGATCCATGCCCTTCAGCAGTGTGACTGTAGCTTTTACCCAGGAGGGGTGGAGGCACTTGATCCCTGCTCCTAAGGACAGGTTCAAGGAGGGGATACCAGAAAACACCAGGAACTTGGTCCTGCTGG GACTTCCAGTGTCCCAGCCTGGCATGAACTCTCAGTTGGAACAAAGGGAAGAAGGCCCGTGGATGCTGGAGGGAGGAGGCCTGAGGAGCACCTGCACCG actGGAAGATTATGTCTGAATCACCACCCGAGCAAGACATTTCTGAAAATTCATTCCAAGACACAAGTATAGAGATGCCCCCTGGGGAGTCAGACCCCAGGAACAGTGAACCAGGGAAGGGCTTCAACCTGAGACCAGTCCTTTCTCCACAACAGAGAGTTCCTACAGAAGTGAGACCCCGCAAATGGGAAGCACATACAAAGAGCCTCAGGAAAAATTCAGATACCACGAAGCCTCACAGAGCGAAACCATATACGTGCAGTGAATGCGGCAAAGCCTTCAGTTACTGCTCCTCCCTGTCTCAGCATCAGAAGAGTCACACTGGGGAGAAGCCGTATGAGTGCAATGAATGTGGGAAGGCTTTTGGCCAGAGTTCCTCTCTCATTCAGCACCAGAGGATTCACACCGGAGAGAAGCCTTACAAATGCAACGAATGTGGAAGAGCCTTCAGCCAGAACGCCAACCTCACCAAACACCAGCGAACTCACACGGGAGAGAAGCCCTACAGATGCAGCGCGTGCGACAAGGCCTTCAGTGACTGCTCAGCCCTCGTCCAGCATCAGCGAATCCACACAGGAGAAAAGCCCTACGAGTGCAGCGACTGCGGGAAGGCCTTCCGCCACAGCGCGaatctcacaaaccaccagaGGACGCACACAGGGGAGAAGCCGTACGAGTGCAGggagtgtgggaaggccttcagTTACTGCGCCGCCTTCATTCAGCACCAGCGAATCCACACGGGGGAGAAACCCTACAAGTGTGGCGCATGCGGGAAGGCCTTCAGTCAGAGCGCAAACCTCACAAACCACCAGAGGACTCACACGGGAGAGAAGCCCTACAAGTGCAGCgagtgtgggaaggccttcagcCAAAGTACAAACCTCATAATCCACCAGAAGacccacactggggagaagcCCTATAAATGTAATGAGTGTGGGAAATTTTTCAGTGAGAGTTCAGCCCTCATTCGACATCACATCATTCACACGGGAGAAAAACCCTATGAGTGCAATGAATGTGGGAAGGCATTTAACCAGAGCTCCTCCCTAAGTCAGCatcagagaatccacactggtgtgaaaccctatgaatgtgccgagtgtgggaaggccttcagGTGTAGTTCAGCTTTCATTAGACATCAGAGACTCCATGCTGGGGAGTAA
- the ZNF79 gene encoding zinc finger protein 79 isoform X1, which produces MLEEGEPPSPDPVLPHEETTGDEGMAAGLTVGTHGSMPFSSVTVAFTQEGWRHLIPAPKDRFKEGIPENTRNLVLLGLPVSQPGMNSQLEQREEGPWMLEGGGLRSTCTDWKIMSESPPEQDISENSFQDTSIEMPPGESDPRNSEPGKGFNLRPVLSPQQRVPTEVRPRKWEAHTKSLRKNSDTTKPHRAKPYTCSECGKAFSYCSSLSQHQKSHTGEKPYECNECGKAFGQSSSLIQHQRIHTGEKPYKCNECGRAFSQNANLTKHQRTHTGEKPYRCSACDKAFSDCSALVQHQRIHTGEKPYECSDCGKAFRHSANLTNHQRTHTGEKPYECRECGKAFSYCAAFIQHQRIHTGEKPYKCGACGKAFSQSANLTNHQRTHTGEKPYKCSECGKAFSQSTNLIIHQKTHTGEKPYKCNECGKFFSESSALIRHHIIHTGEKPYECNECGKAFNQSSSLSQHQRIHTGVKPYECAECGKAFRCSSAFIRHQRLHAGE; this is translated from the exons ATGCTGGAGGAAGGAG AGCCACCTTCTCCAGACCCTGTCCTTCCCCATGAGGAAACCACAGGAGATGAAGGAATGGCAGCTGGTCTCACAGTTGGGACCCAC GGATCCATGCCCTTCAGCAGTGTGACTGTAGCTTTTACCCAGGAGGGGTGGAGGCACTTGATCCCTGCTCCTAAGGACAGGTTCAAGGAGGGGATACCAGAAAACACCAGGAACTTGGTCCTGCTGG GACTTCCAGTGTCCCAGCCTGGCATGAACTCTCAGTTGGAACAAAGGGAAGAAGGCCCGTGGATGCTGGAGGGAGGAGGCCTGAGGAGCACCTGCACCG actGGAAGATTATGTCTGAATCACCACCCGAGCAAGACATTTCTGAAAATTCATTCCAAGACACAAGTATAGAGATGCCCCCTGGGGAGTCAGACCCCAGGAACAGTGAACCAGGGAAGGGCTTCAACCTGAGACCAGTCCTTTCTCCACAACAGAGAGTTCCTACAGAAGTGAGACCCCGCAAATGGGAAGCACATACAAAGAGCCTCAGGAAAAATTCAGATACCACGAAGCCTCACAGAGCGAAACCATATACGTGCAGTGAATGCGGCAAAGCCTTCAGTTACTGCTCCTCCCTGTCTCAGCATCAGAAGAGTCACACTGGGGAGAAGCCGTATGAGTGCAATGAATGTGGGAAGGCTTTTGGCCAGAGTTCCTCTCTCATTCAGCACCAGAGGATTCACACCGGAGAGAAGCCTTACAAATGCAACGAATGTGGAAGAGCCTTCAGCCAGAACGCCAACCTCACCAAACACCAGCGAACTCACACGGGAGAGAAGCCCTACAGATGCAGCGCGTGCGACAAGGCCTTCAGTGACTGCTCAGCCCTCGTCCAGCATCAGCGAATCCACACAGGAGAAAAGCCCTACGAGTGCAGCGACTGCGGGAAGGCCTTCCGCCACAGCGCGaatctcacaaaccaccagaGGACGCACACAGGGGAGAAGCCGTACGAGTGCAGggagtgtgggaaggccttcagTTACTGCGCCGCCTTCATTCAGCACCAGCGAATCCACACGGGGGAGAAACCCTACAAGTGTGGCGCATGCGGGAAGGCCTTCAGTCAGAGCGCAAACCTCACAAACCACCAGAGGACTCACACGGGAGAGAAGCCCTACAAGTGCAGCgagtgtgggaaggccttcagcCAAAGTACAAACCTCATAATCCACCAGAAGacccacactggggagaagcCCTATAAATGTAATGAGTGTGGGAAATTTTTCAGTGAGAGTTCAGCCCTCATTCGACATCACATCATTCACACGGGAGAAAAACCCTATGAGTGCAATGAATGTGGGAAGGCATTTAACCAGAGCTCCTCCCTAAGTCAGCatcagagaatccacactggtgtgaaaccctatgaatgtgccgagtgtgggaaggccttcagGTGTAGTTCAGCTTTCATTAGACATCAGAGACTCCATGCTGGGGAGTAA
- the ZNF79 gene encoding zinc finger protein 79 isoform X3 — MPFSSVTVAFTQEGWRHLIPAPKDRFKEGIPENTRNLVLLGLPVSQPGMNSQLEQREEGPWMLEGGGLRSTCTDWKIMSESPPEQDISENSFQDTSIEMPPGESDPRNSEPGKGFNLRPVLSPQQRVPTEVRPRKWEAHTKSLRKNSDTTKPHRAKPYTCSECGKAFSYCSSLSQHQKSHTGEKPYECNECGKAFGQSSSLIQHQRIHTGEKPYKCNECGRAFSQNANLTKHQRTHTGEKPYRCSACDKAFSDCSALVQHQRIHTGEKPYECSDCGKAFRHSANLTNHQRTHTGEKPYECRECGKAFSYCAAFIQHQRIHTGEKPYKCGACGKAFSQSANLTNHQRTHTGEKPYKCSECGKAFSQSTNLIIHQKTHTGEKPYKCNECGKFFSESSALIRHHIIHTGEKPYECNECGKAFNQSSSLSQHQRIHTGVKPYECAECGKAFRCSSAFIRHQRLHAGE; from the exons ATGCCCTTCAGCAGTGTGACTGTAGCTTTTACCCAGGAGGGGTGGAGGCACTTGATCCCTGCTCCTAAGGACAGGTTCAAGGAGGGGATACCAGAAAACACCAGGAACTTGGTCCTGCTGG GACTTCCAGTGTCCCAGCCTGGCATGAACTCTCAGTTGGAACAAAGGGAAGAAGGCCCGTGGATGCTGGAGGGAGGAGGCCTGAGGAGCACCTGCACCG actGGAAGATTATGTCTGAATCACCACCCGAGCAAGACATTTCTGAAAATTCATTCCAAGACACAAGTATAGAGATGCCCCCTGGGGAGTCAGACCCCAGGAACAGTGAACCAGGGAAGGGCTTCAACCTGAGACCAGTCCTTTCTCCACAACAGAGAGTTCCTACAGAAGTGAGACCCCGCAAATGGGAAGCACATACAAAGAGCCTCAGGAAAAATTCAGATACCACGAAGCCTCACAGAGCGAAACCATATACGTGCAGTGAATGCGGCAAAGCCTTCAGTTACTGCTCCTCCCTGTCTCAGCATCAGAAGAGTCACACTGGGGAGAAGCCGTATGAGTGCAATGAATGTGGGAAGGCTTTTGGCCAGAGTTCCTCTCTCATTCAGCACCAGAGGATTCACACCGGAGAGAAGCCTTACAAATGCAACGAATGTGGAAGAGCCTTCAGCCAGAACGCCAACCTCACCAAACACCAGCGAACTCACACGGGAGAGAAGCCCTACAGATGCAGCGCGTGCGACAAGGCCTTCAGTGACTGCTCAGCCCTCGTCCAGCATCAGCGAATCCACACAGGAGAAAAGCCCTACGAGTGCAGCGACTGCGGGAAGGCCTTCCGCCACAGCGCGaatctcacaaaccaccagaGGACGCACACAGGGGAGAAGCCGTACGAGTGCAGggagtgtgggaaggccttcagTTACTGCGCCGCCTTCATTCAGCACCAGCGAATCCACACGGGGGAGAAACCCTACAAGTGTGGCGCATGCGGGAAGGCCTTCAGTCAGAGCGCAAACCTCACAAACCACCAGAGGACTCACACGGGAGAGAAGCCCTACAAGTGCAGCgagtgtgggaaggccttcagcCAAAGTACAAACCTCATAATCCACCAGAAGacccacactggggagaagcCCTATAAATGTAATGAGTGTGGGAAATTTTTCAGTGAGAGTTCAGCCCTCATTCGACATCACATCATTCACACGGGAGAAAAACCCTATGAGTGCAATGAATGTGGGAAGGCATTTAACCAGAGCTCCTCCCTAAGTCAGCatcagagaatccacactggtgtgaaaccctatgaatgtgccgagtgtgggaaggccttcagGTGTAGTTCAGCTTTCATTAGACATCAGAGACTCCATGCTGGGGAGTAA
- the ZNF79 gene encoding zinc finger protein 79 isoform X4, producing MNSQLEQREEGPWMLEGGGLRSTCTDWKIMSESPPEQDISENSFQDTSIEMPPGESDPRNSEPGKGFNLRPVLSPQQRVPTEVRPRKWEAHTKSLRKNSDTTKPHRAKPYTCSECGKAFSYCSSLSQHQKSHTGEKPYECNECGKAFGQSSSLIQHQRIHTGEKPYKCNECGRAFSQNANLTKHQRTHTGEKPYRCSACDKAFSDCSALVQHQRIHTGEKPYECSDCGKAFRHSANLTNHQRTHTGEKPYECRECGKAFSYCAAFIQHQRIHTGEKPYKCGACGKAFSQSANLTNHQRTHTGEKPYKCSECGKAFSQSTNLIIHQKTHTGEKPYKCNECGKFFSESSALIRHHIIHTGEKPYECNECGKAFNQSSSLSQHQRIHTGVKPYECAECGKAFRCSSAFIRHQRLHAGE from the exons ATGAACTCTCAGTTGGAACAAAGGGAAGAAGGCCCGTGGATGCTGGAGGGAGGAGGCCTGAGGAGCACCTGCACCG actGGAAGATTATGTCTGAATCACCACCCGAGCAAGACATTTCTGAAAATTCATTCCAAGACACAAGTATAGAGATGCCCCCTGGGGAGTCAGACCCCAGGAACAGTGAACCAGGGAAGGGCTTCAACCTGAGACCAGTCCTTTCTCCACAACAGAGAGTTCCTACAGAAGTGAGACCCCGCAAATGGGAAGCACATACAAAGAGCCTCAGGAAAAATTCAGATACCACGAAGCCTCACAGAGCGAAACCATATACGTGCAGTGAATGCGGCAAAGCCTTCAGTTACTGCTCCTCCCTGTCTCAGCATCAGAAGAGTCACACTGGGGAGAAGCCGTATGAGTGCAATGAATGTGGGAAGGCTTTTGGCCAGAGTTCCTCTCTCATTCAGCACCAGAGGATTCACACCGGAGAGAAGCCTTACAAATGCAACGAATGTGGAAGAGCCTTCAGCCAGAACGCCAACCTCACCAAACACCAGCGAACTCACACGGGAGAGAAGCCCTACAGATGCAGCGCGTGCGACAAGGCCTTCAGTGACTGCTCAGCCCTCGTCCAGCATCAGCGAATCCACACAGGAGAAAAGCCCTACGAGTGCAGCGACTGCGGGAAGGCCTTCCGCCACAGCGCGaatctcacaaaccaccagaGGACGCACACAGGGGAGAAGCCGTACGAGTGCAGggagtgtgggaaggccttcagTTACTGCGCCGCCTTCATTCAGCACCAGCGAATCCACACGGGGGAGAAACCCTACAAGTGTGGCGCATGCGGGAAGGCCTTCAGTCAGAGCGCAAACCTCACAAACCACCAGAGGACTCACACGGGAGAGAAGCCCTACAAGTGCAGCgagtgtgggaaggccttcagcCAAAGTACAAACCTCATAATCCACCAGAAGacccacactggggagaagcCCTATAAATGTAATGAGTGTGGGAAATTTTTCAGTGAGAGTTCAGCCCTCATTCGACATCACATCATTCACACGGGAGAAAAACCCTATGAGTGCAATGAATGTGGGAAGGCATTTAACCAGAGCTCCTCCCTAAGTCAGCatcagagaatccacactggtgtgaaaccctatgaatgtgccgagtgtgggaaggccttcagGTGTAGTTCAGCTTTCATTAGACATCAGAGACTCCATGCTGGGGAGTAA